In Bacteriovorax stolpii, a single genomic region encodes these proteins:
- a CDS encoding RNA polymerase sigma factor yields the protein MRLRERKTLANLKALSAEELMLIYQTHSPTEAYEAFSELYSRYSGRVFNFLFKKTRNQAESEDLLQKVFLKIHESKHLYKDKFKFEQWLFVIARTQALDHFRSAKRYKDRLDKYSPDIQEESMVDTSALASLEADQEELLAMKFIDDLSYEEISQVLGKSEVSLRKTVSRLMAKMRKGEAL from the coding sequence ATGCGTTTACGAGAGAGGAAAACGCTGGCCAACTTAAAAGCGCTTTCGGCGGAGGAGCTTATGCTCATCTACCAGACACATTCACCCACAGAAGCTTATGAAGCTTTCAGCGAGCTTTATTCCCGCTACAGTGGACGTGTGTTTAATTTCCTCTTTAAGAAGACCAGGAATCAGGCAGAGAGTGAGGATTTGCTGCAAAAAGTGTTTCTCAAGATCCACGAAAGCAAACACCTCTATAAAGATAAGTTTAAATTTGAGCAATGGCTTTTTGTCATCGCCAGAACCCAGGCACTGGATCACTTTAGAAGTGCCAAGAGATATAAGGATCGACTTGATAAATACTCTCCTGACATCCAGGAGGAAAGCATGGTGGACACCAGCGCCCTCGCCTCTCTCGAGGCCGATCAAGAGGAGCTTCTGGCCATGAAGTTTATCGACGACCTCTCTTATGAGGAAATCTCACAAGTGCTGGGTAAAAGCGAAGTCTCTTTAAGAAAAACTGTCAGCCGTCTTATGGCGAAAATGAGAAAAGGTGAAGCCCTATGA
- a CDS encoding OmpP1/FadL family transporter — MKWILLLQCLLVTNAYAAYPELFGASFSTSGIGNQANLNANDPSNNYYAPSVLGFSDKFNVLAQATSTATHFKPINNIVVTNSTNSTSGTTYGSAKTDYQKFYGSALHAAIPVGGKVHLGTLALSIFMPIGHLTQTNSGDAFLPEYVMFHSRYQRTSSYLNFARKWSDDFAWSLGAMLGFQATAEVKTNMSLNGASYGSWAKGQAKVSPSIAAIASVTKMFDTNSVYFTYQQEMKSNLKTTVFGEITNPNLALINSTLTSMIYYDPHTFRLGSTYIVGDAELYAGLEYQMWSNYKTPIMKVEKTSGAVVPSNNYEKITTRDTINPRLGIKYNWTDRWSTLLGAQYRMTPLKGDFSQAGNSIDVDTVVGTGGIQYRMVIWSKDVHLGASLQYHHLLEKHVTKADGQENGTAGSKLGAPGYDIGGYIIAGTFGVKFNF; from the coding sequence ATGAAATGGATTCTTCTACTTCAATGCTTACTTGTAACGAATGCTTATGCTGCTTACCCTGAATTATTCGGAGCGAGTTTTTCAACCAGTGGGATTGGAAACCAGGCCAACTTAAATGCCAACGATCCAAGTAACAACTACTACGCTCCATCGGTGCTTGGTTTTTCTGATAAGTTTAACGTTCTAGCGCAAGCGACATCGACAGCGACTCATTTTAAACCAATCAACAATATCGTTGTCACCAACAGCACCAACTCAACGAGTGGGACAACTTACGGAAGTGCAAAAACGGATTACCAAAAGTTTTACGGAAGTGCTCTTCACGCGGCCATACCTGTTGGTGGAAAAGTTCACTTAGGAACTCTGGCCCTTTCGATTTTCATGCCTATAGGCCACCTGACACAAACCAACTCTGGGGATGCTTTCCTTCCTGAGTACGTCATGTTTCATTCGCGCTACCAAAGAACATCATCTTATTTAAACTTCGCTCGCAAGTGGAGTGATGACTTCGCCTGGTCTCTGGGAGCAATGTTAGGTTTTCAAGCGACAGCTGAAGTTAAAACAAATATGAGCTTAAACGGGGCCAGCTACGGATCATGGGCCAAAGGTCAGGCGAAGGTTTCCCCTTCAATTGCGGCCATTGCTTCTGTGACAAAAATGTTTGATACCAATTCGGTGTATTTCACTTATCAGCAAGAAATGAAGTCGAACTTAAAGACGACAGTATTTGGGGAAATCACAAACCCGAACCTGGCGCTGATCAACTCGACACTGACATCGATGATTTACTATGACCCACACACTTTCCGTTTAGGTTCAACATACATTGTAGGCGATGCCGAGCTTTACGCCGGTCTTGAGTACCAGATGTGGTCAAACTACAAAACACCGATCATGAAGGTTGAAAAAACATCGGGTGCAGTTGTTCCAAGTAATAACTATGAAAAAATCACCACTCGCGACACCATCAACCCTCGCCTTGGGATCAAATACAACTGGACTGACCGTTGGAGTACTCTGCTTGGAGCTCAATACCGCATGACTCCACTTAAAGGAGATTTTTCACAAGCGGGTAACTCTATTGACGTAGACACAGTTGTGGGAACTGGTGGAATCCAGTACCGCATGGTGATTTGGTCAAAAGATGTTCACTTAGGAGCAAGTCTCCAGTATCATCATCTTCTGGAAAAGCACGTTACAAAAGCTGACGGGCAAGAAAATGGAACAGCAGGCTCAAAACTTGGGGCCCCTGGATACGACATTGGCGGCTATATTATCGCCGGGACTTTTGGAGTGAAATTTAATTTCTAA
- the smpB gene encoding SsrA-binding protein SmpB, protein MKIIGTNKRAGFDYSLKEFFEAGIVLQGTEVKVLREGKVNLGEAYVVIDGEGEVWAYNVLIPQYAFGNIHNHQEARVKKLLLNRLEINRIYHTMKTQQMSLVVTKIYFKDSKVKLEFALAKGKKLHDKRESDKEKDVKRKLQRGSYDE, encoded by the coding sequence ATGAAGATAATTGGAACAAATAAACGTGCAGGCTTTGACTACTCTTTAAAGGAATTCTTTGAAGCAGGAATCGTTTTACAAGGAACGGAAGTTAAAGTTCTACGCGAAGGCAAAGTTAACCTGGGCGAAGCCTATGTCGTAATCGACGGCGAAGGTGAAGTGTGGGCCTACAACGTGTTAATCCCCCAATACGCCTTTGGAAATATCCACAACCACCAGGAAGCAAGGGTTAAGAAACTCCTCTTAAACCGACTGGAAATCAACCGCATTTACCACACGATGAAAACTCAGCAGATGAGTTTAGTTGTCACTAAAATTTATTTTAAAGACTCAAAAGTAAAACTAGAGTTCGCTCTGGCAAAAGGTAAAAAACTTCACGACAAACGCGAAAGCGATAAAGAAAAAGATGTGAAGAGAAAACTTCAGCGCGGAAGTTACGACGAATAG
- a CDS encoding heavy-metal-associated domain-containing protein, with product MKTLLLATLLMSGSVFAGDKIDITVKGMVCSFCSQGITKKFKEEGVKNVNVDLGKHLVSIELADNQKLDNARIEKLLTDAGYGVEKIETK from the coding sequence ATGAAAACATTATTACTAGCTACATTACTTATGTCAGGAAGCGTTTTTGCCGGAGATAAAATTGATATCACGGTAAAAGGAATGGTTTGTTCGTTCTGTTCACAAGGGATTACTAAAAAATTTAAAGAAGAAGGCGTAAAAAACGTCAATGTGGACCTGGGAAAACATTTAGTAAGTATAGAGCTTGCTGACAACCAGAAACTAGACAACGCCCGCATTGAAAAACTTCTAACAGACGCTGGATACGGAGTAGAGAAAATTGAAACCAAATAG
- the rsmA gene encoding 16S rRNA (adenine(1518)-N(6)/adenine(1519)-N(6))-dimethyltransferase RsmA, with translation MKMELPLANKSLGQHFLRDSGVIDRICSDFKGQAEAVLEIGPGPGILTEFLALRSKSEGLPFFVIEKDDRFPPYLLQFINDNQITMTDALAVHLSAFFKEKNIDQKNIWLVSNLPYNISTPLLINFLQAPEIKYMTLMFQKEVADKVFPFSTTKNYMGSLLAITQTYFDCKLLCKVPPGAFNPPPKVDSAVLTMSRRETPLVPLSEFHALEKFLRLLFSQKRKQLGGILKASFPLPIIESSFNTLGIPLTIRAEALELNQVIELYRMLKK, from the coding sequence ATGAAAATGGAACTCCCTTTAGCTAATAAAAGCCTAGGCCAGCACTTTCTTCGCGACAGTGGCGTGATCGACAGAATCTGTTCGGATTTCAAAGGACAAGCAGAAGCTGTTTTAGAAATTGGTCCAGGACCGGGAATTCTGACAGAGTTCTTAGCACTCAGATCAAAGAGTGAAGGTCTTCCTTTTTTTGTCATCGAAAAAGACGACCGCTTTCCTCCTTACCTTCTGCAATTTATTAACGACAATCAAATCACCATGACAGATGCACTAGCAGTGCACCTGAGCGCTTTTTTCAAAGAAAAAAATATCGACCAGAAAAATATCTGGTTAGTGTCTAATCTTCCCTACAACATCAGCACTCCGCTTTTAATTAACTTCCTGCAGGCGCCGGAAATTAAATACATGACTTTGATGTTTCAAAAAGAAGTGGCCGATAAGGTCTTTCCTTTTTCGACAACAAAAAATTATATGGGATCTCTTTTGGCCATCACGCAAACATACTTTGATTGCAAGCTTCTGTGTAAAGTTCCTCCGGGAGCTTTTAACCCACCTCCGAAAGTTGACTCGGCCGTTCTCACAATGTCTCGTCGTGAAACGCCACTTGTTCCACTCTCAGAGTTCCATGCGCTGGAAAAATTCCTTCGCCTTCTCTTCTCGCAAAAAAGAAAACAGCTGGGTGGGATTTTAAAAGCAAGCTTTCCGCTTCCAATTATTGAATCAAGCTTTAATACGCTTGGGATTCCTTTAACGATCAGAGCAGAAGCTCTGGAGCTAAATCAAGTGATCGAACTTTATAGGATGTTAAAAAAATGA